A genomic window from Ignavibacteriota bacterium includes:
- a CDS encoding ABC transporter substrate-binding protein has translation MRTTVYNHRLIPLVLVVAAATVFFASCKKSDGDEGGQAGPGGRMWNFTIVKFEELQQTEDTERGLRVGLRDVGLVEGKDFEITSMNAHGDVPVLRGLFDKVAAGSTDLLISLQTSTLHTAIKRVDNTPIVFMVVANPFVISTVGVNDSVHLPNVTGVYTNTTFDRMLGYIKECMPKAKRIGTLFSSLEMNATYYKSQLITAAAKHGMTVDAIDVSTKADVAPAVNALCSRTPDAICQIEDNLTSAMFPIIAQTARKYNLPVFSFVNEQARTGSSIVFAPDYYESAKEAAETIAQIMKGTKVAAIPFRRIDKFHLIVNSANAKAVGLTIPPSVLAQADSVITQ, from the coding sequence GTGCGCACTACGGTCTACAATCACCGTCTCATTCCGCTCGTGCTCGTCGTCGCGGCAGCGACGGTGTTTTTCGCCTCCTGCAAGAAATCGGACGGCGACGAGGGGGGGCAGGCAGGACCCGGCGGACGGATGTGGAATTTCACGATCGTCAAGTTTGAAGAACTTCAGCAGACCGAGGACACCGAGCGCGGCCTGCGCGTGGGTTTGCGCGACGTCGGGCTTGTCGAAGGCAAGGACTTCGAGATCACCTCGATGAACGCCCATGGCGACGTGCCCGTGCTGCGCGGACTCTTCGACAAGGTTGCCGCGGGCAGCACCGACCTGCTCATTTCGCTGCAGACCTCCACGCTGCACACCGCCATCAAGCGCGTCGACAACACGCCGATCGTGTTCATGGTGGTCGCCAATCCCTTCGTCATTTCCACCGTGGGCGTCAACGACAGCGTCCATCTTCCGAATGTGACAGGCGTGTACACAAACACGACCTTCGACCGCATGCTCGGCTACATCAAGGAATGTATGCCGAAGGCCAAACGCATCGGCACGCTGTTCTCGTCGCTCGAGATGAACGCGACATACTATAAGTCGCAGCTCATCACCGCGGCCGCGAAACACGGCATGACCGTCGACGCCATCGACGTCAGCACCAAGGCCGACGTGGCACCGGCCGTCAATGCGCTCTGTTCACGCACGCCCGACGCCATCTGCCAGATCGAGGACAACCTGACGAGCGCCATGTTCCCGATCATCGCACAGACGGCCCGCAAGTACAACCTCCCCGTGTTTTCGTTCGTGAACGAACAGGCGCGGACAGGTTCGAGCATCGTGTTCGCGCCGGATTACTACGAGTCGGCAAAAGAAGCCGCCGAGACGATTGCGCAGATCATGAAGGGCACAAAAGTCGCCGCGATACCGTTCCGCCGCATCGACAAGTTCCATCTCATCGTCAACTCCGCGAACGCGAAGGCGGTCGGGCTGACCATTCCGCCATCGGTGCTCGCGCAGGCGGACTCCGTCATCACCCAGTAA
- a CDS encoding STAS domain-containing protein: MDVILEKNTDVSVIRLVGRMNAVTVKPFEEQMMQCIGAGETRLLVDFTGCDYIDSSGLRVLLIGMKRLMAGGGKMALFGLNPHITKVFTIAGLHVVFPLKETEQDAIAVVS, translated from the coding sequence GTGGACGTCATTCTGGAAAAAAATACCGACGTATCCGTTATCAGGCTCGTCGGCCGCATGAACGCCGTGACAGTGAAACCGTTCGAAGAGCAGATGATGCAGTGCATCGGAGCGGGCGAGACGCGGCTGCTGGTCGATTTCACGGGCTGCGACTACATCGACAGTTCGGGCCTGCGCGTGCTGCTTATCGGCATGAAGCGGCTCATGGCCGGCGGCGGGAAAATGGCGCTCTTCGGCCTCAATCCGCATATCACCAAGGTCTTCACCATCGCGGGGCTCCATGTGGTGTTTCCGCTGAAGGAGACCGAGCAGGACGCGATCGCGGTCGTCTCCTGA
- a CDS encoding SpoIIE family protein phosphatase — protein MQDTSLKILVVDDEPDLELLIRQRFRKKIQQKELEFVFAPNGVEALNVLEREPDVEILLTDINMPQMDGLTLLSRLREQVINPILKSIVVSAYGDMENIRTAMNRGAFDFITKPIDFNDLEITIEKTRTLLGMLKQAEVTREQLIAIRQELSVAQRIQQSILPHAFPTDGTEMRFDMYAHMEAAKQVGGDFYDFFFLDDQHLGVVIGDVSGKGVPAAIYMAMSRTLIRSTALGGVTVAECMAHVNDVLSSESDSGMFVTVFYGILDVRTGDFTYCNAGHNEPCVLQPSGKVEILKGANGLVLGVMSGMPYEQLTLRMQPGDSVYLYTDGVTEAMDATGGMYSDERLLENLALHTERAPADLVHRILDDVRGFTIGAAQSDDITSLALRYRGNGI, from the coding sequence ATGCAGGACACGTCACTCAAGATACTTGTTGTTGATGATGAGCCTGATCTGGAATTGTTGATTCGCCAGCGTTTCAGGAAAAAGATACAGCAGAAGGAATTGGAGTTCGTATTTGCGCCGAATGGTGTCGAGGCCCTCAACGTGCTCGAACGTGAACCGGACGTCGAAATCCTTCTCACCGACATCAACATGCCCCAGATGGATGGCCTGACCCTGCTCTCGCGCTTGCGGGAACAGGTCATCAATCCCATCCTCAAGTCGATCGTCGTATCGGCGTACGGCGACATGGAGAATATTCGCACCGCGATGAATCGCGGCGCGTTCGACTTCATCACCAAGCCGATCGATTTCAACGACCTTGAAATCACGATTGAAAAGACACGGACACTTCTCGGCATGCTCAAGCAGGCCGAGGTGACCCGCGAGCAGCTCATCGCCATCAGGCAGGAGCTGAGCGTCGCGCAGCGCATTCAGCAGTCGATACTTCCGCACGCCTTCCCGACCGATGGCACCGAGATGCGATTCGACATGTACGCGCACATGGAGGCCGCCAAACAGGTGGGCGGCGATTTCTACGATTTCTTCTTCCTCGACGACCAGCATCTCGGCGTCGTGATCGGGGACGTGTCGGGGAAGGGTGTTCCCGCCGCCATTTACATGGCGATGTCGCGCACGCTCATCCGTTCCACTGCACTCGGCGGCGTGACGGTGGCCGAATGTATGGCACACGTGAACGACGTGCTGAGTTCCGAAAGTGACTCGGGCATGTTCGTCACCGTGTTCTACGGCATACTCGACGTCCGCACAGGCGACTTCACGTACTGCAACGCCGGACACAACGAACCTTGCGTGCTGCAGCCGTCGGGCAAGGTCGAGATCCTGAAAGGCGCAAACGGTCTGGTGCTGGGCGTCATGAGCGGCATGCCCTACGAACAGCTCACCCTGCGCATGCAACCCGGCGACAGCGTGTACCTGTACACCGACGGTGTGACCGAAGCCATGGACGCGACGGGCGGCATGTACTCCGACGAGCGCCTGCTGGAAAATCTCGCCCTGCATACAGAGCGGGCTCCGGCGGACCTCGTCCATCGCATCCTCGACGATGTGCGCGGTTTCACAATCGGCGCCGCGCAGTCCGACGACATCACTTCCCTCGCCCTGCGATACCGCGGAAACGGCATCTGA
- a CDS encoding glycosyltransferase family 39 protein yields MPQRLTLTPQRREILIVALLTLVSGALRMYGLGAKDLWLDEASSLFFARLPWSDLTSVLQRVDQHPPLYYAILHISRVFGESEAMLRAPSVLFGAAALPFVYGAARATGGRRAGVAAALLFALAPAQIRYAQEARMYTLLVCGIAAALWGVLRLAREAGKGRLSSWTGIVAGLALALHAQHSALLPAMLTQIALGLVFRARPAAERWAFARRWVFACASLGALWLPLAPLFFTQARQVATDFWIPVPDAAYVLRSLAFVYAAYADLLGVPGAVVLLVCAGAGFAGWAVLRRRAALQVRILLLIQVGGPLLLLLISLWKPVFVGRALLWSALPLYIAAGCLAAPAARSWVRMAIVCAVAALQCVGLVAYHREYRKEPWREATTAVVRGAREGDLVLFHTPTGQIPFTYYAGDRARRLRLAGIPATLFDGGWEPRMDAHAATAARARCARERRVWLVYTHFEYSDRGRLLPAALRENCVQEETRDFGPISVRSYSYPP; encoded by the coding sequence GTGCCGCAGCGTCTCACACTCACACCGCAACGGCGCGAAATCCTCATCGTGGCGCTCCTGACACTTGTGTCGGGAGCGCTGCGCATGTACGGCCTGGGTGCGAAGGACCTCTGGCTCGACGAGGCCAGCAGTCTCTTTTTCGCGAGGTTGCCGTGGTCGGATCTCACATCGGTGCTGCAACGTGTCGACCAGCATCCGCCCCTGTACTACGCCATTCTGCACATCTCTCGCGTGTTCGGTGAGAGCGAGGCCATGCTGCGCGCGCCGTCGGTGTTGTTCGGCGCCGCGGCGCTGCCTTTTGTGTATGGCGCCGCGCGGGCCACGGGAGGCCGCCGCGCGGGAGTGGCCGCCGCGTTGCTTTTTGCGCTTGCACCCGCGCAGATCCGGTACGCCCAGGAGGCCCGCATGTACACCTTGCTCGTGTGCGGCATCGCCGCGGCGCTGTGGGGTGTGCTGCGCCTCGCGCGTGAGGCGGGGAAGGGGCGCCTGTCGTCGTGGACGGGAATCGTCGCGGGTCTCGCGCTCGCGTTACACGCGCAGCACAGCGCGCTGCTGCCCGCGATGTTGACACAGATCGCGCTCGGCCTCGTCTTCCGTGCGCGTCCCGCGGCTGAGCGATGGGCGTTCGCGCGCCGTTGGGTATTCGCCTGCGCATCACTTGGTGCGTTGTGGCTGCCGCTGGCCCCGCTGTTTTTTACGCAGGCGCGGCAGGTTGCCACCGATTTCTGGATTCCTGTGCCCGACGCGGCGTATGTGCTGCGCTCGCTGGCATTTGTCTACGCCGCCTATGCCGACCTGCTTGGCGTACCCGGTGCTGTGGTCCTGCTTGTCTGTGCCGGGGCCGGTTTTGCCGGGTGGGCGGTGCTGCGTAGGCGCGCCGCGCTGCAGGTGCGGATTCTGCTGTTGATACAGGTGGGGGGGCCGCTGCTGCTGTTGCTGATAAGTCTGTGGAAGCCGGTGTTTGTCGGACGGGCCCTGTTGTGGAGCGCGCTCCCGTTGTACATCGCGGCGGGCTGCCTCGCCGCGCCCGCCGCGCGAAGCTGGGTGCGCATGGCGATAGTATGCGCGGTGGCGGCGCTGCAATGCGTCGGACTCGTGGCGTACCATCGCGAGTACCGGAAGGAGCCGTGGCGGGAGGCGACAACGGCGGTTGTGCGCGGCGCCCGCGAGGGCGATCTCGTGCTGTTCCATACACCCACGGGCCAGATTCCCTTCACGTATTACGCGGGCGACCGCGCGCGGCGGCTGCGGCTGGCGGGAATACCCGCGACACTGTTCGACGGCGGCTGGGAACCGCGCATGGATGCGCACGCCGCGACCGCGGCGCGGGCGCGGTGTGCGCGGGAACGGCGCGTCTGGCTCGTGTACACACATTTCGAATACAGCGATCGCGGCCGCCTCCTGCCCGCGGCTCTGCGTGAGAACTGCGTGCAAGAGGAGACGCGGGACTTTGGTCCGATCTCGGTCCGCAGCTACAGCTACCCTCCCTGA
- the mscL gene encoding large conductance mechanosensitive channel protein MscL — translation MLKEFKEFVMRGNVFDMAVGIIIGAAFGTIVTSLVNDIIMPPIGILLGGVDFAGFYILLKEGAAAAGPYADLKAAKAAGAVTLNYGQFINTVISFLIVAFAIFMLVKAVNKLKRETPPAPPAPVEPPEEVLLLREIRDNLKK, via the coding sequence ATGCTGAAAGAGTTCAAAGAATTTGTCATGCGCGGCAATGTGTTCGACATGGCCGTGGGTATCATCATTGGCGCCGCGTTCGGGACGATTGTCACATCGCTCGTGAACGACATCATCATGCCCCCTATAGGCATTCTGCTCGGCGGAGTCGATTTCGCAGGCTTCTACATTCTCCTGAAGGAAGGTGCCGCGGCCGCGGGTCCGTACGCCGATCTGAAAGCCGCGAAGGCGGCGGGGGCCGTGACACTGAATTACGGACAGTTCATCAACACCGTGATCAGTTTCCTGATTGTCGCGTTTGCGATATTTATGCTCGTGAAGGCCGTGAACAAGCTGAAGCGCGAAACACCTCCCGCGCCGCCGGCTCCGGTCGAACCGCCCGAAGAAGTGCTCCTGCTTCGCGAGATCCGTGACAACCTGAAGAAATAG
- a CDS encoding DUF3078 domain-containing protein: MRRLATVFILMLAASNLAAQTEQKAPEYGWNNTLVAGLNVTQVSLQNWVQGGENTLAWTLAANGKSLYTQESYVWTNTLKVMYGQTKIGSKQFEKTDDELFFESILAYNVGWKVNPFFAFTARTQLAPGFKMLKDANGVDVRTQTSAFFDPGYLMQSAGFTYAPSEQFATRLGVAVKETFSSEYARFGYTGDPAKTTRVQTGIESGTSIKVPIMENMMYTSQLNMFSAFDKLDVWDVRWDNSITAKVNTYINVSLNVLVVHEIAQTRRTQMKQVLALGLSYTIF; encoded by the coding sequence ATGCGCCGCTTAGCGACGGTATTCATTCTCATGCTCGCCGCGTCGAACCTTGCTGCTCAGACGGAACAGAAGGCGCCGGAGTACGGCTGGAACAACACACTCGTCGCGGGACTGAACGTCACGCAGGTGAGTCTGCAGAACTGGGTGCAGGGTGGCGAGAACACGCTCGCCTGGACCCTGGCCGCCAACGGAAAATCCCTGTACACACAGGAAAGCTACGTCTGGACCAACACGCTGAAGGTCATGTACGGCCAGACAAAGATCGGATCCAAACAATTCGAAAAAACGGATGACGAACTCTTTTTCGAGAGCATCCTGGCGTACAACGTGGGCTGGAAGGTGAATCCGTTCTTCGCGTTCACCGCGCGCACACAGCTCGCCCCCGGATTCAAGATGCTGAAGGACGCGAACGGTGTGGATGTGCGCACGCAGACCTCCGCGTTTTTTGATCCGGGCTATCTGATGCAGAGCGCCGGATTCACCTACGCACCGTCGGAGCAGTTCGCCACACGTCTCGGTGTCGCCGTGAAGGAGACCTTCTCGTCGGAATACGCCCGTTTCGGATACACGGGCGATCCCGCCAAAACGACGCGTGTACAGACCGGCATCGAATCCGGCACCTCGATCAAGGTGCCGATCATGGAGAACATGATGTACACCTCGCAGCTCAACATGTTCTCGGCATTCGACAAACTCGACGTGTGGGACGTGCGCTGGGACAATTCCATCACGGCGAAAGTCAACACCTACATCAACGTGTCGCTGAACGTGCTCGTGGTGCACGAGATTGCGCAGACCCGCAGAACGCAGATGAAGCAGGTTCTTGCGCTGGGTTTGAGCTACACAATATTCTGA
- a CDS encoding MFS transporter has protein sequence MYITAARRTSITDTKHFETPVPSTRLYTPTFFLGFSYNFILALHFTNNAMYPLFVRSEGGGIALVGLFMGMYSVGAVAGRPLVGYLIDRFGATRVLMLGSLCLSLPALGYVALLGQGFPLLVWPLRILQGFGYGAHFSATFTLAAQIAPPERRNEAIAMYGVSGLAGAIAGPPLGEWLIASLGIAAFFYVMALIGVLATAVVSFVWLERKRAGFPTPREVIRALSTKEMRFVAVLAFLLAVAYSSPQSFLATVAAERGLAQFSFYFAAWGAGGALIRFVGGSWGDKRGLRRVLLPSFGVYAAGLLLLSFAPSTPVLVAAGLFTGVAHGIAFPAVASLGYAMAPERFTGSAMALVTGMMDVGAAANALAIGALAEGVGYWIVFPVAALAAATAMALLWASIRLHPAPIRPRHES, from the coding sequence GTGTACATTACCGCCGCACGCCGCACATCCATCACCGACACGAAGCACTTCGAAACTCCCGTGCCCTCCACGCGCCTTTACACGCCCACGTTCTTTCTCGGTTTCAGCTACAACTTCATCCTGGCGTTGCATTTCACGAACAACGCCATGTATCCCCTGTTTGTCCGCAGCGAGGGGGGAGGCATCGCGCTGGTGGGCCTTTTTATGGGCATGTATTCCGTGGGCGCGGTTGCGGGGAGGCCGCTGGTCGGGTATCTCATCGACCGCTTCGGTGCCACACGCGTTCTGATGCTCGGGAGTTTGTGCCTGAGCCTGCCCGCGCTTGGATACGTCGCCCTGTTGGGACAGGGATTTCCGTTGCTGGTGTGGCCCTTGCGCATCCTGCAGGGATTCGGGTACGGCGCGCACTTCTCGGCCACCTTCACGTTGGCCGCGCAGATCGCGCCGCCCGAGAGGCGCAACGAAGCCATCGCCATGTACGGTGTGTCGGGGCTTGCGGGCGCGATTGCGGGTCCGCCGCTCGGTGAATGGTTGATCGCGTCGCTGGGCATCGCCGCCTTTTTCTATGTGATGGCCCTCATCGGCGTGCTTGCAACCGCCGTAGTATCGTTTGTGTGGCTCGAGCGCAAACGCGCCGGCTTCCCCACGCCGCGCGAGGTGATCCGCGCCCTGAGCACAAAGGAAATGCGTTTTGTGGCGGTACTCGCCTTTCTACTCGCGGTGGCATACTCCTCACCTCAAAGTTTTTTGGCGACGGTCGCGGCCGAGCGCGGGCTCGCGCAGTTCAGTTTCTATTTCGCCGCGTGGGGCGCGGGCGGGGCACTCATCCGTTTTGTCGGCGGGAGCTGGGGCGACAAACGCGGGCTGCGCCGCGTGCTGCTCCCGAGCTTCGGCGTCTACGCGGCCGGACTTCTGCTCCTCTCGTTCGCCCCTTCCACACCGGTGCTCGTCGCGGCAGGCCTGTTCACCGGGGTTGCGCACGGCATCGCCTTTCCCGCCGTGGCATCGCTCGGCTACGCCATGGCGCCCGAACGTTTCACCGGCAGCGCCATGGCGTTGGTCACGGGCATGATGGACGTGGGTGCCGCGGCCAACGCGCTTGCCATCGGCGCACTCGCCGAAGGAGTCGGGTACTGGATTGTGTTTCCTGTCGCAGCCCTCGCCGCGGCGACGGCGATGGCGCTGCTGTGGGCAAGCATCCGGCTGCATCCGGCGCCGATCCGTCCGCGACACGAGAGTTGA